The following are encoded together in the Capsulimonas corticalis genome:
- a CDS encoding RICIN domain-containing protein codes for MTFKFRKADRLRAAGRTSLFVAGVSAALLAAAPSWAQSSVLTHHNDNSRTGANLNEKILNTTNVNVSAFGRLFSREVDGQIYAQPLYVSGVTLPGHGKRNIIYVATMHNTLYAFDADDRYRSAPYWSLSLGAPRPSGFPTRYGVMSDIQVEIGALPTPVIDPATNTIYVANYMEDSSSGPYHWMLHAIDIVTGAEKLGGPVEIKPSCHGSGAGSVNGVLTFDPSLQNLRPALTLSRGVVYVSSASFEDTDPYHGWIAGYRASDLAQVSVFNTTPDGDGTGVNGEGEGGLWMAGEGLTVDTSGNLYCSVGNGVSTVKSGGTGFGESFVKLSPTLQALDYFMPFNADQLNRDDEDLGCSGVLGIPGSNLIVGGGKEGKLYLVDKDQMGHYNAGGDSNIVESWQAVDTSRSGSHHIHGVPAYYDGPTGRHIYLWGENDYLRAFAFDGSVFNTTPSSQSTVLAPQYSIGMPGGFLSISANGAAAGTGIVWALTPLNGDAGPNTVDGILRAFDANDLSKELWNSNQYPTQDMLGKFAKFVPPTVANGKVYAATFSNKLVVYGLLPAKRAPYHPGPAVVAGHIYWLRNSLSGLVLDDPAASRSPVQLIQWGVNGGENQEWRAVNMGNSCWKFENVSSHLSLKVAGASTDLGAAIEQNVSSKDASEQWILSPVGDGTYKIVNRGNGLLIDDAGASLDPGTGMLQWYDNGGSNQHWTFERVH; via the coding sequence ATGACATTCAAATTTCGGAAGGCCGACAGACTCAGAGCCGCTGGGCGGACTTCGCTATTCGTCGCCGGTGTCTCCGCCGCGCTGCTGGCTGCGGCGCCGAGCTGGGCGCAGAGTTCCGTGCTGACTCACCATAACGACAACTCGCGGACGGGCGCCAATCTGAACGAGAAGATTCTCAATACGACGAATGTCAACGTGAGCGCGTTTGGGAGGCTGTTTTCGCGGGAAGTCGACGGGCAGATCTATGCGCAGCCGCTTTATGTGTCCGGCGTCACGCTTCCCGGACACGGTAAGAGGAATATCATATATGTCGCGACGATGCACAATACGCTCTATGCGTTTGACGCGGACGATCGATACCGTTCCGCGCCGTATTGGAGTCTCTCCCTGGGCGCTCCACGCCCCTCGGGTTTCCCAACGCGTTATGGGGTGATGTCCGATATCCAGGTTGAGATCGGCGCGCTGCCCACGCCTGTCATCGATCCGGCGACGAATACGATTTACGTCGCCAATTACATGGAGGACAGCAGCAGCGGCCCATACCACTGGATGCTGCATGCGATTGATATCGTCACGGGCGCGGAGAAGCTGGGCGGTCCGGTGGAGATTAAGCCAAGCTGTCACGGCTCCGGCGCCGGAAGCGTCAATGGTGTGCTGACATTCGATCCGTCGCTGCAAAATCTGCGTCCGGCGCTCACCCTGTCGCGTGGCGTCGTGTATGTGTCTTCGGCTTCCTTCGAGGATACCGATCCGTATCATGGGTGGATCGCCGGATATCGCGCTTCCGATCTCGCTCAAGTCAGTGTCTTCAATACGACACCGGACGGCGATGGGACCGGAGTGAATGGCGAGGGCGAAGGCGGCCTCTGGATGGCCGGCGAAGGGCTGACCGTCGATACGAGCGGTAACCTCTATTGCTCCGTCGGCAACGGCGTCAGCACTGTCAAAAGCGGAGGAACCGGATTTGGGGAATCTTTCGTGAAGCTCAGTCCCACGCTGCAAGCGCTGGACTACTTTATGCCGTTTAACGCCGACCAGCTTAACCGGGACGACGAGGATCTGGGGTGCTCGGGCGTCCTGGGAATTCCAGGCTCCAATCTGATTGTCGGCGGCGGAAAAGAAGGCAAGCTCTATCTGGTCGATAAGGACCAGATGGGACACTACAATGCCGGCGGCGACAGCAACATCGTCGAATCGTGGCAGGCGGTCGATACGTCCCGTTCCGGCAGCCACCATATTCACGGCGTGCCGGCCTACTATGACGGACCGACGGGCCGGCATATCTACCTTTGGGGCGAAAACGACTATTTGCGCGCCTTCGCGTTTGACGGCTCCGTTTTTAACACGACGCCTTCCTCGCAAAGCACGGTTCTGGCGCCGCAGTACAGCATCGGCATGCCGGGCGGTTTTTTGAGTATTTCCGCCAATGGAGCCGCCGCCGGAACGGGAATCGTCTGGGCTTTGACGCCGCTCAACGGCGACGCGGGGCCGAACACGGTGGATGGGATACTGCGCGCGTTCGATGCGAACGACCTGAGTAAAGAGCTGTGGAACAGCAATCAATATCCCACGCAGGATATGCTGGGGAAATTCGCCAAGTTTGTCCCGCCTACGGTGGCGAACGGCAAGGTCTACGCTGCGACATTCTCCAATAAGCTCGTCGTCTACGGTCTGCTTCCGGCAAAGCGGGCGCCCTACCACCCTGGTCCGGCCGTTGTCGCGGGCCATATCTACTGGCTGCGCAACAGCTTGAGCGGCCTGGTGCTCGACGATCCGGCCGCTTCTCGGTCTCCCGTGCAGCTCATCCAATGGGGAGTGAATGGGGGAGAGAACCAGGAATGGCGCGCCGTCAATATGGGGAACTCATGCTGGAAGTTCGAGAACGTCTCCAGCCACCTTTCCCTCAAGGTCGCGGGAGCCAGTACGGATCTCGGCGCGGCGATCGAGCAAAACGTGTCCAGCAAAGACGCCAGCGAGCAGTGGATCTTGAGCCCGGTGGGTGACGGAACTTATAAAATCGTCAATCGCGGCAATGGGCTGCTCATTGATGACGCCGGGGCTTCGCTCGATCCTGGAACCGGGATGCTGCAATGGTACGATAACGGCGGCTCCAACCAGCACTGGACATTCGAACGGGTGCATTAG